The Panicum hallii strain FIL2 chromosome 9, PHallii_v3.1, whole genome shotgun sequence genome has a window encoding:
- the LOC112873835 gene encoding DUF21 domain-containing protein At2g14520 has product MAVEYHCCSAPFFEHIVIIVVLVLFAGLMSGLTLGLMSLSLVDLEVLAKSGTDQDRKHAAKILPVVKNQHLLLCTLLICNAAAMEALPIFLDSLVTAWGAILISVTLILLFGEILPQSICSRYGLAIGASVAPLVRVLVWICFPVAYPISKLLDCVLGHGQTALFRRAELKTLVTLHGNEAGKGGELTHDETTIIAGALELTEKKAKDAMTPLCQTFAIDINAKLDRELLQEVLEKGHSRVPVYYEKKTNIIGLILVKNLLSVNADHEVPIKSVTIRKIPRVFEDMPLYDILNEFQKGHSHMAVVIRKNIPNESAEQPANDGGTFDVTIAIDEKNNEKVVKNLPPPLRRWKSYPNTQNVSNRGSRPKKWSKDQSDVLQIHEEPLPTLSEDEEAVGIITMEDVIEELLQEEIYDETDVHEEQ; this is encoded by the exons ATGGCGGTGGAGTACCACTGCTGCTCGGCGCCCTTCTTCGAGCACATCGTCATCATCGTCGTGCTCGTGCTCTTCGCGGGCCTCATGTCGGGCCTCACCCTCGGCCTCATGTCCCTCAGCCTCGTCGACCTCGAGGTCCTCGCCAAGTCCGGCACCGACCAGGACCGCAAGCACGCAG CTAAGATTTTGCCTGTTGTGAAGAATCAGCACCTTCTGCTATGCACTCTTCTGATCTGCAATGCTGCAGCCATGGAG GCTTTGCCCATATTCCTTGATAGCCTGGTGACTGCTTGGGGTGCGATTTTGATCTCAGTGACACTGATTCTACTGTTTGGTGAG ATCTTACCACAGTCCATCTGCTCACGTTATGGGCTGGCTATTGGTGCTTCAGTTGCTCCATTAGTCCGTGTGCTTGTTTGGATCTGCTTTCCTGTTGCCTATCCTATAAGCAAG CTACTAGACTGTGTGCTGGGTCATGGTCAAACAGCTCTCTTCCGTAGAGCAGAGCTAAAAACACTTGTCACTCTGCACGGAAATGAG GCTGGTAAAGGTGGAGAGTTAACCCATGATGAAACTACCATAATTGCTGGAGCTCTTGAACTCACAGAAAAGAAGGCTAAAGATGCTATGACACCATTATGTCAAACCTTTGCAATTGATATAAATGCAAAGCTTGACAG AGAACTGTTGCAAGAGGTCCTCGAGAAAGGGCATAGCAGAGTACCAGTTTATTATGAAAAGAAGACAAATATTATTGGATTGATATTG GTGAAGAACTTATTATCAGTTAACGCTGATCACGAGGTTCCTATAAAAAGTGTAACTATCCGCAAAATTCCTCG TGTTTTTGAAGATATGCCCCTCTATGACATCCTAAATGAGTTCCAGAAAGGCCACAGCCACATGGCAGTGGTCATAAGGAAAAACATTCCCAATGAATCAGCTGAACAACCTGCCAATGATGGAGGAACTTTTG ATGTGACCATTGCTATTGATGAAAAGAACAACGAAAAGGTCGTGAAGAACCTCCCGCCACCACTGCGAAGATGGAAGAGCTACCCTAACACTCAGAACGTATCGAATAGAGGAAGCAGGCCTAAAAAATGGTCCAAAGATCAATCAGATGTCCTGCAGATACACGAAGAGCCCCTGCCCACATTGAGTGAAGATGAAGAGGCTGTTGGTATCATAACCATGGAGGATGTCATTGAGGAGCTTCTGCAG GAGGAGATATACGACGAGACAGACGTACATGAGGAGCAATGA
- the LOC112873834 gene encoding growth-regulating factor 9-like, protein MSATEFRAAGAAAMELGELMGLQQGIGGTVPSPGEGDLGLLKRGGEAAAAAAFHPSPFLDEQKMLRFSKAAQALPSGLDLGRPNEQDFLLSRTKRPFTPSQWMELEHQALIYKYLHAKAPIPSSLLISISKSFRSSNRVSWRPLYQGYTNADSDPEPGRCRRTDGKKWRCSKEAMADHKYCERHINRNRHRSRKPVENQPKKTAKEAPAAAGSLPCAVSQGSLKKAKVNDSKPGTVSYWTDSLNRTMLSKEKANQPTEDNNIESLGNSTNRQPTLSLLSQLKQHNKPEKYSPAVDSQSISSDTILKAWESRNQQSHKSISSTQLHGAESLQSVLQNFSLAKNENTDSEKNKYSDSMLVSSTFYHLAQGPRTTCLTSNMTQVQADCISSSWEMPQGGPLGEILTNSKNSDDSNKKCESSSYGW, encoded by the exons ATGAGTGCCACCGAGTTCCGTGCTGCTGGAGCTGCGGCCATGGAGCTCGGGGAACTGATGGGGCTGCAGCAAGGCATCGGCGGCACCGTGCCGTCGCCCGGGGAGGGCGACCTGGGTCTCCTCAAGCGAGGAGGCGAGGCAGCAGCCGCAGCGGCTTTCCACCCCTCCCCCTTCCTTGACGAGCAGAAGATGCTCAGGTTCTCCAAGGCTGCTCAGGCATTGCCCTCAG GCTTGGATCTTGGAAGGCCAAATGAGCAGGATTTCCTGCTATCCAGGACCAAGAGGCCCTTTACTCCCTCGCAGTGGATGGAGCTGGAGCACCAGGCTCTCATATACAAGTATCTTCATGCAAAGGCCCCAATACCATCCAGCCTGCTCATTTCAATCAGCAAAAGCTTCAGGTCATCCAATAGAG TGAGCTGGAGACCTCTTTATCAAGGGTACACCAATGCCGACTCTGATCCAGAACCTGGAAGATGCCGTCGAACAGATGGAAAGAAATGGCGATGCTCCAAGGAGGCAATGGCTGATCACAAGTACTGTGAGCGGCACATCAACAGAAACCGTCATCGTTCAAGAAAGCCTGTGGAAAACCAACCTAAAAAGACCGCCAAGGAggcacctgctgctgctggctcgTTGCCATGTGCTGTGTCACAGGGTAGCTTGAAGAAGGCAAAAGTTAACGACTCGAAGCCAGGCACAGTCAGCTATTGGACAGATAGTTTAAACAG GACAATGTTGAGCAAAGAGAAAGCAAACCAACCAACAGAAGACAACAATATTGAAAGCCTGGGGAATTCTACAAATCGACAACCCACCTTGTCCCTGCTCTCTCAACTGAAGCAGCATAATAAACCAGAAAAGTACAGCCCTGCAGTGGATAGTCAGTCAATCTCCTCAGACACAATATTGAAAGCCTGGGAAAGCAGAAACCAGCAGAGCCACAAGAGCATTTCCTCCACACAGCTGCATGGTGCTGAATCCCTCCAGTCAGTTCTTCAAAACTTCAGCCTGGCAAAGAATGAGAACACGGATTCTGAGAAAAACAAATATTCTGATTCCATGCTAGTTTCATCAACTTTCTACCACTTGGCACAAGGTCCACGGACAACCTGCCTTACATCTAACATGACACAAGTGCAGGCTGATTGCATCTCAAGTTCTTGGGAGATGCCTCAAGGTGGACCTCTGGGCGAGATCTTAACAAACTCCAAGAACAGTGACGACTCAAACAAAAAGTGTGAGTCAAGTTCATATGGTTGGTAA